A single region of the candidate division KSB1 bacterium genome encodes:
- a CDS encoding radical SAM protein, whose amino-acid sequence MPDYPQLVAANLAGEIFEIPDFRAAGRSGCDVYPLDPAILIPLPENSRLYFLPQRAPVGYLRHDHAPRRLDEYTAVAAFLPPGYTIFSVAAYHRQPAAPLLPIYAYSAVCWYHGQFHVPALRVDDDIKHDPAQFSWRKIKKLVEQRRRQFPENRLIAHHGVNCALRYSCPNAQNLFLNRWEAPIAVSAACNAACVGCISEQPAEAVQSPHDRLDFVPSVEEIVEIAVPHLNSAPAAIISFGQGCEGEPLLQGALIATAIKKIRQHTRRGTIHLNTNGSRPETIARLIDAGLDSIRVSLNSAREPIYTAYYQPRGYGFAEVIESIRLARQRGVWTSINYLSFPGVTDDQDEFAALAKLIESSDLNMIQWRNLNIDPDWYVDAISLRESNQTLGMPVLLKMIHEQFPKVRFGYFNPPVSVFTPE is encoded by the coding sequence ATGCCCGATTATCCCCAACTTGTCGCCGCCAATTTGGCCGGTGAAATTTTTGAAATCCCCGATTTCCGCGCCGCCGGGCGCAGCGGCTGCGATGTGTATCCGCTCGATCCCGCCATTTTGATTCCCCTGCCGGAAAACAGCCGGCTATATTTTTTGCCCCAACGCGCGCCAGTTGGTTATCTTCGACACGATCACGCACCGCGCCGTCTGGATGAATACACGGCGGTCGCCGCATTTTTGCCGCCCGGCTATACGATTTTTTCCGTCGCCGCCTATCATCGCCAACCCGCTGCACCGCTGCTGCCAATTTATGCCTATAGCGCCGTGTGCTGGTATCACGGGCAGTTTCACGTTCCGGCGCTCCGTGTCGATGACGACATCAAGCACGACCCGGCGCAATTTTCTTGGCGCAAAATAAAAAAGCTGGTCGAACAACGCCGCCGGCAATTTCCGGAAAACCGACTGATCGCCCATCACGGCGTCAATTGCGCCTTGCGTTACAGTTGTCCGAACGCGCAGAATTTATTTTTAAATCGCTGGGAGGCCCCGATTGCGGTTTCTGCCGCGTGCAACGCCGCTTGTGTCGGCTGCATCTCCGAGCAGCCGGCTGAGGCGGTTCAATCACCCCATGATCGTCTTGATTTCGTGCCCTCGGTTGAAGAAATTGTTGAAATCGCCGTGCCGCATCTCAACAGCGCACCGGCCGCCATCATCAGCTTCGGCCAGGGTTGCGAAGGCGAGCCGCTTTTGCAAGGCGCACTGATCGCAACAGCCATCAAAAAAATCCGCCAACACACCAGGCGCGGCACGATTCATCTCAACACCAACGGCAGCCGTCCGGAAACGATTGCGCGCCTGATCGACGCGGGGCTCGACAGTATTCGCGTTTCGCTCAACAGCGCGCGCGAGCCGATTTACACGGCGTATTATCAGCCCCGCGGCTATGGTTTTGCCGAGGTGATTGAAAGCATCCGACTGGCGCGGCAACGTGGCGTGTGGACCTCGATCAACTATCTGTCCTTTCCCGGCGTCACCGATGATCAAGATGAATTCGCCGCACTCGCAAAGTTGATTGAATCATCGGACTTGAACATGATTCAATGGCGCAATTTGAACATCGACCCGGATTGGTATGTCGATGCCATTTCTTTGCGTGAATCGAATCAAACATTGGGGATGCCCGTCTTGCTGAAAATGATTCACGAACAATTTCCGAAAGTTCGTTTTGGTTATTTTAATCCCCCAGTTTCTGTCTTTACTCCCGAGTAG
- a CDS encoding PhzF family phenazine biosynthesis protein, whose product MRQYTYHWLDVFTSQPFGGNPLAVFPEASGLTETEMQNIARELNLSETTFVLPSHQPPAQYRVRIFTPINELPLAGHPVVGTHFLLASLGRYQLQAPLTRIHQEVGVGILPVDLLCPKGRIERVRMTQAPPKFLALASDLGDLAAALGLSTSDLLGESAWPQVVSTGVPQLMVPVRDLSVLRKIAPNLPALRSLCDELKTEMAYVFALESFDPAARTHGRFVSGHYHFEDPVTGSASGAMAAYLVHYGLISSNNDTPVEWIHEQGHFMQRPGRVYITVHGQKGSVHTVQAAGDAVIMGKGEIYLE is encoded by the coding sequence ATGCGTCAATATACCTATCACTGGTTGGATGTTTTTACCTCGCAGCCGTTTGGCGGCAATCCGCTCGCGGTTTTTCCGGAGGCCTCCGGTTTGACTGAGACGGAAATGCAGAATATTGCCCGAGAGCTGAATCTCTCCGAAACGACGTTTGTCTTGCCGAGCCATCAACCGCCGGCGCAGTATCGCGTCAGAATTTTCACGCCGATCAACGAATTGCCTTTGGCCGGCCATCCGGTCGTCGGCACGCATTTTTTGCTGGCCTCGCTCGGCCGTTATCAACTCCAGGCGCCGCTCACCCGCATTCATCAGGAAGTCGGCGTTGGAATTTTGCCGGTGGATCTGCTCTGCCCCAAGGGCCGCATTGAGCGCGTGCGCATGACGCAAGCCCCGCCCAAATTTCTTGCGCTGGCGTCAGACTTGGGCGACTTGGCGGCGGCCTTGGGATTGTCGACGAGTGATTTGCTTGGCGAATCGGCGTGGCCGCAGGTCGTTTCCACCGGCGTGCCGCAATTGATGGTGCCGGTGCGCGATCTGAGTGTCTTACGAAAAATCGCGCCAAATCTTCCGGCGTTGCGCTCGCTGTGCGACGAGCTCAAAACGGAAATGGCGTATGTTTTCGCGCTGGAAAGCTTTGATCCGGCGGCGCGCACGCACGGCCGTTTTGTGAGCGGGCATTATCATTTTGAAGATCCCGTCACCGGCAGCGCCTCCGGCGCGATGGCGGCCTATTTGGTGCATTATGGTCTCATCTCCAGCAACAACGACACGCCGGTCGAGTGGATTCATGAGCAAGGCCATTTCATGCAACGCCCCGGCCGCGTCTATATCACAGTTCACGGCCAAAAAGGCAGCGTGCACACCGTGCAAGCTGCCGGCGATGCGGTGATCATGGGAAAAGGGGAGATTTATTTGGAGTAG
- a CDS encoding DUF2207 domain-containing protein — protein sequence MSSRFCLILGLLVIATQPASAEKRWSIQSVDIAARVDSAGYMTIEEKRAYKFDGKFSYAYYDLALDGLLDVDHIQVLEDGAPYQLNDERTPGTFFIERDSKKIHLRWQFRGEARHASGDVRVFTLRFRVLGAVRVHRDVAELYYKFVGTGWDRASEKVHVTIQFPPEIRRDELRAWAHGPLHGEIEIRPGNLVAMAVDHLPRRQFWEARVIFPAQYLSAAAPALRDDREAAPGILAQETRWAEEANRQREEAVAHRQWQEANRAEYFSWLWFGLAAGILVFLFMYQRFGRSLRNPEKRINSEPPIEMPPAIANYTWQSHQLNGGALLATLFDLARRNFLRLQQKSETTTRLGFSSTKQEVDIIFDEDKIRHNAAELLPYERELLAFLQTDLAQNRRQLGLEEIRKQATKFRRFFSRWKKAVALQAGKPKLYEADSVRGSIITFSVWLILNAANVFAIHAMGDAAIPLAIVSLCLSPFAFFILRYTPEHARKLDRLQTFRDYLKRFPKTPPQHSANWQQVDQLLIYAVALGFTGAQIKPLLQALERERADGAFAWFLYTGSSSSTGLSSTIASMVDAVGSTMSSASGAGGGASAGGGGGAGGSGGGAG from the coding sequence ATGTCAAGTCGATTTTGCCTTATCCTCGGTTTGCTGGTTATTGCAACCCAGCCCGCCTCCGCCGAGAAACGATGGTCGATCCAAAGCGTCGACATCGCCGCGCGAGTTGATTCGGCCGGTTACATGACAATTGAAGAAAAACGGGCTTACAAATTCGACGGCAAATTCAGCTACGCCTACTATGATTTGGCGCTTGACGGCTTGCTGGACGTCGATCACATCCAAGTGCTCGAAGACGGCGCGCCATATCAATTGAACGACGAAAGAACGCCCGGCACTTTTTTCATCGAACGTGACAGCAAGAAAATTCATCTCCGCTGGCAGTTTCGCGGCGAGGCCCGGCACGCTTCCGGCGACGTGCGCGTATTTACGTTGCGCTTTCGCGTTTTGGGCGCGGTGCGCGTGCATCGTGACGTGGCGGAATTGTACTACAAATTTGTCGGGACCGGTTGGGATCGCGCCAGTGAAAAAGTTCACGTCACGATTCAATTTCCCCCGGAAATTCGCCGCGACGAATTGCGCGCGTGGGCGCATGGCCCGCTGCACGGGGAGATCGAAATTCGCCCCGGCAATCTCGTCGCGATGGCGGTCGACCATCTCCCGCGCCGGCAGTTTTGGGAAGCGCGCGTGATTTTTCCGGCGCAATATCTTTCTGCCGCGGCGCCGGCTTTGCGCGATGATCGCGAGGCCGCGCCTGGCATTTTGGCGCAAGAAACACGTTGGGCCGAAGAGGCCAATCGCCAGCGCGAGGAAGCGGTGGCGCACCGCCAATGGCAGGAAGCCAATCGCGCCGAATACTTTTCGTGGCTCTGGTTCGGCTTGGCCGCAGGCATTTTGGTTTTTCTTTTTATGTATCAGCGCTTTGGCCGCAGCTTGCGAAACCCGGAAAAGCGGATCAATTCCGAGCCGCCAATCGAAATGCCGCCGGCCATCGCCAATTACACCTGGCAGTCGCATCAATTGAATGGCGGCGCGCTGCTGGCCACGCTGTTCGACCTGGCACGGCGCAATTTTTTGCGCTTGCAGCAAAAATCCGAAACGACCACCCGGCTGGGGTTTTCTTCAACGAAACAGGAAGTCGACATCATTTTTGATGAAGATAAAATTCGCCATAACGCCGCCGAGCTGCTGCCTTACGAGCGCGAGCTTCTCGCATTTTTGCAAACCGATTTGGCGCAAAATCGCCGCCAGCTCGGCTTGGAAGAAATCAGGAAACAAGCCACGAAATTCCGCCGTTTCTTCAGCCGCTGGAAAAAGGCCGTAGCCCTGCAAGCCGGCAAGCCGAAATTGTACGAGGCCGATTCGGTGCGCGGCAGCATCATCACCTTTTCAGTCTGGCTGATCTTGAACGCGGCGAATGTGTTCGCGATTCACGCGATGGGCGACGCCGCCATTCCCTTGGCGATTGTCTCGCTGTGCCTCTCGCCGTTTGCTTTTTTCATTTTGCGTTACACGCCGGAACACGCCAGGAAGCTGGATCGCTTGCAAACCTTCCGCGATTATCTCAAACGTTTCCCGAAAACTCCGCCGCAGCACAGCGCAAATTGGCAGCAGGTGGATCAGCTTTTGATTTACGCGGTGGCCCTGGGTTTTACCGGCGCTCAGATCAAGCCGCTGCTTCAGGCGCTCGAACGCGAACGCGCCGATGGCGCGTTTGCCTGGTTTCTTTACACCGGCAGCAGTTCGTCAACCGGCCTCAGTTCGACGATTGCCTCGATGGTTGATGCGGTCGGCTCGACGATGAGCTCGGCGAGCGGGGCCGGTGGCGGCGCTTCGGCCGGCGGGGGCGGCGGCGCCGGCGGTTCCGGCGGCGGCGCGGGTTGA
- a CDS encoding HEAT repeat domain-containing protein — translation MKTKQKFFYFANFALIIGAALVGYILHASLQHTMTWIKLGLFWLGCGAIALFLGYHLYARMPETYTDPAWPGRRLRRYSLLHRATCALLLIIGLFAAAGFSYRTWQTWQLPALYWTPVGVEKTAPDHFAVRLAVGNQRYHRAIALQEIQLLALSETPANGKTLRVRLQLDSLDLPLQTGPHHPPRFSLNPALLVPPIERCELSLDFQAGEAPAVFQVKALYREEGGAVSQAQILAPFILLEADQAAFIEFAELAARARQPSHTDQGRFIHALGRSRHPLALGTLLELLQVPDMRIQNLVCEALAMLADPRAAPALIDLAKKSKNPQAYRALGEFPGKAAIDFLIEVLENEREAFLRAEAAEALGRLAVLAHDKVERAIPVLISALRYGKNEDTLVQREVILALARISDSLAVPVILEYADRRHSGQALRNLLDATSILGDAWLMPLLGKWIQDWRGYNLDLDDVQLVLNYLVATKHRDMLAILMETLESEISAEAQAMIVDALFQLTGNDFGELRHPVLNLATEKSNRQILSRWQRWWKQAQRDSLFREQIKPVG, via the coding sequence ATGAAGACGAAACAGAAATTTTTTTATTTCGCCAATTTTGCGCTGATCATCGGCGCCGCGCTCGTCGGCTACATTTTGCACGCCAGCCTGCAACACACGATGACGTGGATCAAGCTGGGATTGTTTTGGCTTGGCTGCGGCGCCATCGCGCTTTTTCTGGGCTATCATTTGTATGCCCGCATGCCCGAAACTTATACCGACCCAGCCTGGCCGGGCCGGCGGCTGCGGCGTTACAGCCTGCTTCATCGCGCCACCTGCGCGCTGTTGTTGATCATCGGCCTTTTTGCCGCGGCGGGATTCAGTTATCGAACCTGGCAGACCTGGCAGTTGCCGGCGTTGTACTGGACGCCGGTCGGGGTGGAGAAAACCGCGCCGGATCATTTTGCCGTTCGCCTCGCTGTTGGCAATCAGCGTTATCATCGCGCGATTGCGTTGCAGGAAATTCAGCTTCTCGCCTTGAGCGAGACGCCAGCAAACGGCAAAACGCTTCGAGTTCGTTTACAGCTCGACTCGCTCGATTTGCCGCTGCAAACAGGTCCACATCATCCGCCGCGTTTCAGCCTGAATCCGGCGTTGTTAGTTCCCCCGATTGAACGGTGCGAATTATCGTTGGATTTTCAAGCCGGCGAAGCGCCCGCGGTTTTTCAAGTGAAAGCGCTTTACCGGGAGGAAGGCGGCGCGGTTTCGCAGGCGCAAATCTTGGCGCCGTTTATTTTGCTCGAAGCTGATCAAGCCGCGTTCATCGAGTTCGCCGAGCTTGCTGCGCGCGCGCGCCAGCCTTCGCATACCGACCAGGGCCGTTTCATTCATGCGCTGGGCCGCAGCCGCCACCCGCTGGCGCTCGGAACGCTGCTGGAATTGCTGCAGGTGCCGGACATGCGCATTCAAAACCTGGTTTGCGAAGCACTCGCCATGCTCGCAGATCCGCGCGCCGCGCCGGCTCTCATCGACTTGGCAAAAAAATCAAAAAATCCGCAAGCCTATCGCGCGCTCGGTGAATTTCCGGGCAAGGCCGCGATTGACTTCTTGATCGAGGTTCTGGAAAATGAAAGAGAAGCTTTTTTGCGCGCCGAAGCAGCGGAGGCCCTCGGCCGCCTCGCAGTTCTGGCGCACGACAAGGTCGAACGGGCGATTCCCGTCCTGATTTCCGCGCTGCGTTATGGCAAAAACGAAGATACGCTGGTGCAGCGCGAAGTTATTTTGGCCCTGGCGCGGATCAGCGATTCTTTGGCCGTGCCGGTTATTTTGGAGTACGCCGATCGCCGCCATTCCGGCCAGGCCTTGCGCAATCTGCTGGATGCCACCTCGATTTTGGGCGACGCCTGGCTGATGCCTTTGCTGGGAAAATGGATCCAGGATTGGCGCGGTTATAATCTCGATCTCGATGATGTGCAATTGGTGTTGAATTATCTGGTGGCGACCAAACACCGCGATATGCTGGCGATCTTGATGGAAACGCTCGAAAGTGAAATCAGCGCCGAGGCCCAGGCCATGATCGTCGACGCGCTGTTTCAACTGACCGGCAATGATTTTGGGGAACTGCGGCATCCGGTGCTCAACCTCGCCACGGAAAAATCCAACCGCCAAATTCTCAGCCGCTGGCAAAGATGGTGGAAACAGGCGCAGCGCGATTCGTTGTTTCGGGAACAGATCAAACCGGTTGGGTGA
- a CDS encoding four helix bundle protein: MDERKIKSYRDLEIWKLARDLVIVVHKMTLEKLPKFEMYEEESQIPRSAKSIASNIVEGHGRRRYKNDFIKFLTYALASCDETRDHIEMLFDTGSLADKTIYDDLIIRYDMPGRKINNFLQGVIAEHLAPKDQIGQQIFPDDDEGRI, translated from the coding sequence ATGGATGAAAGGAAAATAAAAAGTTATCGTGATCTTGAGATTTGGAAGTTAGCGCGCGACTTGGTTATCGTTGTACATAAAATGACGTTAGAAAAGTTACCAAAGTTTGAAATGTATGAAGAAGAAAGCCAGATTCCTCGTTCGGCTAAATCGATTGCCAGCAACATTGTTGAAGGCCATGGCCGGCGGAGATATAAAAATGACTTCATTAAGTTTTTGACCTACGCTTTAGCGTCATGTGATGAAACGCGAGATCATATCGAAATGCTTTTTGATACCGGTTCGCTTGCTGATAAAACCATATACGATGATCTGATTATACGCTACGACATGCCCGGCAGAAAGATCAATAATTTTCTTCAAGGCGTTATTGCCGAGCATCTTGCTCCCAAAGACCAAATTGGCCAACAAATTTTCCCCGACGACGATGAAGGACGCATCTAA
- a CDS encoding bifunctional homocysteine S-methyltransferase/methylenetetrahydrofolate reductase encodes MKDASNIKPPASSIEHPASSIQHRASFLEHLRHHLLVGDGAMGTMIYARGIPLAQSYDELNLTQPAIIQNLHRAYVEAGAQALETNSFTANRCKLARFGLEQRVGEINQAAVHLARAAAEGRAYVLASVGPVRDRESDEIEAAVMRDAFAEQITALVAAGPDALIFETFSRVNELEMAVIEARRATALPIIAQVVADEEGYTRDSQHITTAFRRLRDLGADVVGINCAKGPAGILHALREVPLDDGLLLSAFPNAGLPAFVDGRYIYLSTPEYFAESALKLREQGVRLIGGCCGTTPEHIRAMAAALRGFEPVRQKQAIIHLKHELPPAQAITEPEFLQNVKKRTTLIVELDPPRDLEHGSIIRGAVELKRAGIDALTMADSSLGITRMSNMALGHLVKQKTGLPLIIHLSCRDRNLIGMQAELMGMYALGLNTVLALTGDPAKFGDQPGATSVYDLNSFNLIALIKKMNQGVAFSGRTMKQASRFTVGVAFNPNVDRLETQVNRLRKKIQLGADFVMTQPIFDWRKAREIYEATREFEIPIFVGIMPLVSGRNADFLHNEVPGIEIPLKVRERMYRFEGERARREGVTVAAEIMESVLDYFNGIYLITPFVRYEMILELVEKCRALSRRPATKQKRAT; translated from the coding sequence ATGAAGGACGCATCTAACATTAAGCCACCAGCATCCAGCATCGAGCATCCAGCATCGAGTATCCAGCATCGAGCATCTTTCCTCGAACATCTTCGCCACCACCTCCTCGTCGGCGACGGCGCCATGGGCACGATGATTTATGCCCGGGGCATTCCGCTGGCGCAGAGCTATGACGAGCTCAATCTCACGCAACCGGCGATCATTCAAAATCTTCATCGCGCTTACGTCGAAGCCGGCGCGCAAGCGCTGGAGACCAACAGCTTCACGGCCAATCGCTGCAAATTGGCGCGTTTTGGCTTGGAGCAGCGTGTTGGTGAAATCAATCAAGCTGCGGTTCATCTGGCGCGCGCCGCCGCCGAGGGCAGGGCCTATGTGCTGGCTTCGGTCGGACCGGTGCGTGACCGTGAAAGTGACGAGATTGAAGCGGCCGTCATGCGGGATGCGTTCGCGGAGCAGATCACGGCGTTGGTTGCCGCCGGCCCGGACGCGCTCATCTTTGAGACATTCAGCCGGGTGAACGAGCTCGAGATGGCGGTGATCGAAGCGCGCCGGGCAACGGCTTTGCCGATCATCGCGCAAGTCGTTGCGGACGAGGAGGGTTATACGCGCGACAGTCAGCATATCACCACGGCCTTTCGCCGCCTGCGCGATTTGGGCGCCGATGTCGTGGGTATCAATTGCGCGAAAGGCCCGGCCGGAATTTTGCACGCCTTGCGTGAAGTGCCGTTGGATGACGGCCTTTTGCTCTCGGCGTTTCCCAACGCCGGCTTGCCGGCGTTTGTCGATGGCCGGTACATTTATCTTTCCACGCCGGAATATTTTGCCGAAAGCGCACTCAAATTGCGCGAACAAGGCGTGCGTTTGATCGGCGGCTGCTGCGGCACCACGCCGGAGCATATTCGCGCCATGGCCGCGGCTTTGCGTGGATTCGAGCCGGTGCGGCAAAAACAAGCCATCATCCACCTCAAACATGAATTGCCGCCGGCACAAGCCATCACCGAGCCGGAGTTTTTGCAAAACGTCAAGAAAAGAACGACTCTCATCGTCGAGCTTGACCCGCCGCGTGATTTGGAGCACGGAAGCATCATCCGCGGCGCCGTCGAGCTGAAACGCGCCGGCATCGATGCGCTGACGATGGCCGACAGCTCGCTCGGCATCACGCGCATGAGCAACATGGCGCTCGGCCATCTCGTCAAACAAAAAACCGGCCTGCCGCTCATCATTCATCTGTCGTGCCGCGATCGCAATCTCATCGGCATGCAAGCCGAGTTGATGGGCATGTATGCGCTCGGCCTGAACACCGTGCTGGCGCTCACCGGCGATCCGGCGAAATTCGGCGACCAGCCCGGCGCCACCTCGGTTTATGATCTCAATTCCTTCAATTTGATTGCGTTGATCAAAAAAATGAACCAAGGCGTTGCCTTTTCGGGCCGAACGATGAAACAGGCAAGCCGTTTCACCGTCGGCGTGGCGTTCAATCCCAACGTCGATCGCCTCGAAACTCAGGTCAATCGTTTGCGCAAGAAAATCCAGCTTGGCGCGGATTTCGTGATGACCCAGCCGATTTTCGACTGGCGCAAAGCGCGGGAGATTTACGAAGCCACGCGCGAATTTGAAATCCCCATTTTTGTCGGCATCATGCCGTTGGTCAGCGGCCGCAACGCCGATTTTCTGCACAACGAAGTGCCGGGCATCGAGATTCCGCTGAAAGTGCGCGAGCGGATGTACCGCTTCGAGGGCGAGCGGGCCCGGCGCGAGGGCGTCACCGTCGCCGCCGAGATCATGGAAAGCGTTCTCGATTACTTCAACGGCATTTATTTGATCACGCCGTTCGTGCGCTACGAAATGATTCTCGAGCTCGTGGAAAAATGCCGCGCCTTGAGCCGGCGCCCGGCAACAAAGCAGAAAAGAGCAACGTAA
- a CDS encoding SpoIIE family protein phosphatase, translating into MENKSMSRRLLVAVFAIIGLAIGAYLMPQVNPYFASRPELARGEARRIVDACLKQQGFDVSGFFNEAIFVYDHSGLDYLMGTFGVKPVIDLGRDDRLPLSYWQFTFYRNVPKDQQQEIFRVRVSPSGKLIGFIHILPDSVAGDTLSAAAALQLAQRTLQNWPDIQFDDFKLEESSSTQKMKRTDHKLVFARTNAALGAGAEVLEVQIAGTELASVMRYFRDPQDFVSASGVVGPASLLINAISVAVYVVLLFVSLVMFLRKYHEGEIGVRTGLWLGGILFFTLLLYTINIWDRIGYGAGFGPISPLYTKLVAAAMQVFFGYNFMALMVLGAWTVGEQFLRLDRPKLLAGVDSVFNRRWITQNIGRELPVGLAWGLMIFGAIQLVIYLIIHHLGALPRLSYNSFSAFEGHLPWLGILVSLLVTALFDELVFRLFLISSLRRLLKSTVLAIFLAGVLYGFFLVFFNETYSFRPAPFTLIPSILLGLAQGFVFWRYGLLASMASGGVFAALNQIGPLLGSAEPYFIGSGIAGSVLLLGLLVTGWIGSRRGERFDYKPETEPAHIRRIKERVRMQKELEIARRVQLHLLPKEQPKIAGFDIAGACLPALEVGGDYFDFVGMRDGKLGIAVGDVSGKGVPAAIYMTLTKGILQSHAEEDPSPKHVLSKVNHLMYRTIERNWYVSMFYAVLDSRRRLLRFARAGHNPAIVFSSGASETRLLQTAGIGLGLERGDIFTKTLVEGELQLSPGDTLVFYTDGFTEAMNRDLEEFGTDRFLDLLRRNDNGSAEHLVQRAFDEVRRFAGDHPQHDDMTIVVLKAY; encoded by the coding sequence ATGGAAAATAAGTCAATGTCCCGTCGTTTGTTGGTTGCGGTTTTTGCGATAATCGGTTTGGCAATTGGCGCCTATTTGATGCCGCAAGTCAATCCTTATTTTGCCAGCCGGCCCGAGCTGGCCCGCGGCGAAGCGCGCCGCATCGTCGATGCCTGTCTTAAACAGCAAGGCTTCGATGTCAGTGGCTTTTTCAACGAAGCCATTTTCGTTTATGATCATTCCGGCCTGGATTATCTGATGGGCACGTTTGGCGTCAAGCCGGTGATCGACCTCGGGCGCGACGACCGGCTGCCGTTGTCGTATTGGCAATTCACTTTCTACCGCAACGTGCCCAAAGATCAGCAGCAGGAAATTTTTCGGGTGCGGGTCTCGCCTTCGGGAAAACTTATTGGGTTCATCCATATCCTGCCGGATTCCGTTGCCGGCGACACGCTGAGCGCCGCCGCGGCCTTGCAGCTGGCGCAGCGTACCTTGCAAAACTGGCCGGACATTCAATTCGACGATTTCAAATTGGAGGAATCTTCCAGCACCCAAAAAATGAAGCGCACGGATCACAAGCTGGTCTTCGCGCGAACCAACGCCGCGCTCGGCGCCGGCGCCGAAGTGCTGGAAGTGCAGATCGCCGGCACCGAGTTGGCGAGCGTCATGCGTTATTTCCGCGATCCCCAGGATTTCGTCAGCGCCTCGGGCGTGGTCGGCCCGGCCAGTCTCCTCATCAATGCCATCTCGGTGGCGGTTTATGTGGTTTTGCTTTTTGTTTCGCTGGTCATGTTTTTGCGCAAATATCACGAAGGCGAGATTGGCGTGCGCACCGGTTTATGGCTGGGCGGCATCCTTTTTTTCACCCTGCTGCTTTATACGATCAACATTTGGGATCGCATCGGTTACGGCGCCGGCTTTGGTCCGATCAGCCCGTTGTATACCAAACTCGTCGCGGCGGCCATGCAGGTGTTCTTTGGCTATAATTTCATGGCCCTCATGGTGCTTGGCGCCTGGACCGTCGGCGAACAATTCCTGCGCCTGGATCGGCCGAAGCTGCTCGCCGGTGTCGACAGCGTTTTCAATCGCCGCTGGATCACGCAAAATATCGGCCGCGAATTGCCGGTGGGCCTCGCCTGGGGCCTGATGATTTTCGGCGCGATACAACTGGTGATTTATTTGATCATTCATCATCTCGGCGCCCTGCCGCGTTTGAGCTACAACAGCTTCAGCGCCTTTGAAGGCCATCTGCCGTGGCTTGGCATTTTGGTCTCGTTGCTGGTGACCGCGCTTTTTGACGAGCTGGTTTTTCGCCTGTTTCTCATTTCCTCTCTCCGCCGTTTGCTGAAATCAACCGTTCTGGCTATTTTCCTTGCCGGCGTGCTGTATGGATTTTTTCTCGTCTTCTTTAACGAAACCTACAGTTTCCGTCCCGCCCCCTTCACATTGATTCCGTCGATCTTGCTCGGCCTGGCGCAAGGCTTCGTCTTCTGGCGTTACGGCTTGCTGGCGTCGATGGCTTCTGGTGGCGTCTTCGCCGCGCTCAATCAAATCGGCCCCTTGCTCGGCAGCGCGGAGCCCTACTTTATCGGTTCGGGAATCGCGGGCAGCGTGTTGCTGCTTGGCTTGCTCGTCACCGGCTGGATTGGCAGCCGCCGCGGCGAGAGGTTTGATTACAAACCGGAAACCGAGCCGGCCCATATCCGCCGCATCAAAGAGCGCGTGCGCATGCAAAAAGAGCTGGAGATCGCCCGCCGCGTGCAGCTCCATCTCTTGCCAAAGGAGCAGCCAAAGATCGCCGGCTTCGATATTGCCGGCGCCTGCCTGCCGGCGCTCGAAGTTGGCGGCGATTATTTTGATTTCGTCGGCATGCGCGACGGCAAGCTCGGCATCGCCGTCGGCGATGTTTCCGGCAAAGGCGTGCCCGCGGCGATTTACATGACGCTCACCAAAGGCATTTTGCAATCGCACGCCGAAGAAGACCCTTCACCCAAGCACGTGTTGAGCAAAGTCAATCATCTCATGTATCGCACCATTGAGCGCAATTGGTACGTCAGCATGTTTTACGCCGTGCTCGACAGCAGGCGCCGGCTGCTGAGATTTGCCCGCGCCGGCCATAACCCCGCCATCGTCTTCAGCAGCGGCGCGAGTGAAACGCGGCTGTTGCAAACCGCCGGCATCGGCCTGGGACTGGAAAGGGGAGATATTTTTACGAAGACTTTAGTGGAAGGCGAGCTGCAACTTTCCCCCGGCGACACGCTGGTTTTTTATACCGACGGTTTCACCGAAGCGATGAATCGCGATCTCGAAGAATTTGGCACGGATCGATTTCTCGATTTGCTGCGCCGGAATGACAACGGCTCCGCCGAGCATTTGGTGCAGCGCGCGTTTGACGAAGTCCGCCGATTCGCCGGCGACCATCCTCAGCACGATGACATGACGATCGTGGTGTTGAAGGCGTATTAG